AGGATTTACGTTGTTGTGCACCGCCACCAAATCCGGGCGACATTCAAACCCCCGCTCCAGTCTCCCAATAGTGGTCAAAAAAGACCCTCCGGCGTGAGCAAAACATACACGCAGTTTGGGGTATCGTGCAAACACACCCCCAAAGATCATAGAAGCTACTGCCCGGGCAGTTTCGGCAGGCATTCCCACCAGCCAGGGCAACCAGTACTTTTCCATATCCGCTTTCCCCATCATATCCCATGGATGAACCAATACGGCCATGTCTAATTTTTCGCAAGCTTCGAAAAACTCAAAAAACCGGGGTTTGCTGAGGTTGTGCTGATTGATATTGGACCCAATCTGTACTCCGGGTAATCCCAATTCTTTCATTCGCTCCAGCTCCCCAATGGCCAGGTCCACGTCCTGCATGGGTACGGTACCGAGCCCTATATAATGCTTAGGGTGTTTTGCCACCACCTCAGCGATGTGATCATTCAAAAACATAGAAAGATTCAGGCAATCCTTTGGCTCAGCCCAGTAGCTAAACATCACCGGAATGGTGCAAACTACCTGTATTTTCGTATTGAATTTTTCATACTCCCTGATCCGCACCTTAGGGTCCCAGCAGTTCTCTTCTATTTCTCTGAAAAACTTATCCCCCTTCATCATCAGGGCGGCTCCCTGCCTGTGATGGAGCAAGCTGATAAACTCACCATATCCAAATTTCTCCGCAAAATTGGGAAGCTTCTCCGGCAGGATATGCGTGTGCATGTCTATTTTAAGTGGGGTCTTGGGTGCTGTCATACCTCAAAAATAATAAATCCTATCGGCAATACTTCTTTAGTACCTTCTCTGCCTGCAGCATTCCCAGAGTATTTGCCCTTTGCAGGTAATGGCAAGCCTCCTCTTTATTGTCCAGTTCCAGATAAGACATGGCCCCATTGTACCACACCATGCCATTGGTCGGATCAGCCGTCAGGTATTGATTGTAGTACGCTGCTGCACGCTCAAATTGCTTTTCATAAAAAAAGGAATTGCCAATGAGGTAGTAGATTTCAATCCTCTCGGGTTCTAATGCCTTTGCATGATTAAAATCTGCCCGTGCCAGCACAAACTGATTCATTTTCAGTAAAATCCGTCCCCGATTAATATAAGACAGTGCATCGGCATCATCATTTTGAATGCTTTTGTCAAAGTACTTTTTAGCTAAAATATAATTACCCTCTGACATGGCCCTGGATGCCAGGAGACTCAGCGTGGGTCCGAAACTTTCATCTTCCAAAAGGTCATCAGGTAGTACCACGGATGGATCTAGCAGCGCCAGATTATACCAGGCCAGCTGATTTCCACGGTCCAGGGTGATGGCCAGCTTCAAATCTGCCAATGCCCCCGCCTGGTTATCCATTTTCTCATGTAGTAGTGCCCTGCTAATTAAATAAGTCGCCAGGGTATCCACCATGAGTGCCTCATTGTAATCTGCCAGTGCCTCATCATACTCGCCCATTTTTTCGCTGGCCTGCCCACGGTAATGAAAAAGTTTTGACCTCAGATTATTCACAGAAAGAATCTGATTCTGCTCCTGACCACTTGGATCCAGCTGGAAATAAACGCCCCTGGTTTGAGTAATACCCTCTGTATTGATCAAAACACTCAGATCAGCATGTGCCTGAGCGGGATCTCCGTAATTCAAATAAATAATAGCTTTTTGAAAAATGGCCTCATCATATCTGGGGTCCAACTTGAGGGTGGCTTCATAGGAGGAAACGGCTCGCAAGTCCCGCCCCATGGCTTCATGCACTAGCCCACTCAGATAAGCAGCATCTGCTGTGGGTGCCAGCTGCATGGACTGATTCACCAGGTCTAGTGCTTCATGATAAT
The sequence above is drawn from the Marinoscillum sp. 108 genome and encodes:
- a CDS encoding amidohydrolase family protein, producing MTAPKTPLKIDMHTHILPEKLPNFAEKFGYGEFISLLHHRQGAALMMKGDKFFREIEENCWDPKVRIREYEKFNTKIQVVCTIPVMFSYWAEPKDCLNLSMFLNDHIAEVVAKHPKHYIGLGTVPMQDVDLAIGELERMKELGLPGVQIGSNINQHNLSKPRFFEFFEACEKLDMAVLVHPWDMMGKADMEKYWLPWLVGMPAETARAVASMIFGGVFARYPKLRVCFAHAGGSFLTTIGRLERGFECRPDLVAVHNNVNPREYLGKFWVDSITHDPMLLDYVIKLVGSDKVCLGSDYPFPLGDLEIGKFIEEMNLPEEDLENIMYRSTLDWLGLGSKEEDQKVLSSFKKEN
- a CDS encoding tetratricopeptide repeat protein, with protein sequence MMRNYIVWLGLFWMVLSVEAQSKYQRAEELYEKAQQEYRTRNYHEALDLVNQSMQLAPTADAAYLSGLVHEAMGRDLRAVSSYEATLKLDPRYDEAIFQKAIIYLNYGDPAQAHADLSVLINTEGITQTRGVYFQLDPSGQEQNQILSVNNLRSKLFHYRGQASEKMGEYDEALADYNEALMVDTLATYLISRALLHEKMDNQAGALADLKLAITLDRGNQLAWYNLALLDPSVVLPDDLLEDESFGPTLSLLASRAMSEGNYILAKKYFDKSIQNDDADALSYINRGRILLKMNQFVLARADFNHAKALEPERIEIYYLIGNSFFYEKQFERAAAYYNQYLTADPTNGMVWYNGAMSYLELDNKEEACHYLQRANTLGMLQAEKVLKKYCR